The nucleotide window TGCTATTTATGTAGCCGAAAATGAAGTTTTATATCAACTTAATAATACTAGTTTAATTGAAGTTAGACGTTTTTCTGAACCAATTATAAACTTAAATTCATCAGACTCTAATTTGCTAATTACCTTAAATAATCAAGCAATTGTATTAGATAGTAATTTAAAGGTACAGCAGGAAATTAATACCACAACAGATTTTGATTTTACTCTTTCTGATGCTTTATTCATTGACAATACCATTTATTTAGCTACAAATCAGTTTGGAGTTTTAACAAGAAACAATCAAACTTCGACTTTTACAGAAATTCATCCTGAAGGTCCACTTTCTAATGAAGTTTTTTCTATTGCTGCAAAAGACGCTGATCTTTGGGTGGTTTATGGAGGATATAATTCATTTTATGGCTCTCTTTTTAAAAGACAGGGTTTTAGTCATTTTAATGGGGCAGAATGGTTTAATACACCTTTTGACCCTGATTTTCCAGTAATCGATTTGAATCATGTTACTATAGATCCAAATGCAGAAAATAGAGTTTATATTAGTTCATTTGGAGATACAGGTGATATAAACTCAGTTTCTACAGGTGGTTTATTAGTTGTTGAAAACAACGAAATAAGTACGTTTTATAATCATTTAAACAGTGGTTTAGAAGATTTAGAACCAACTCAACCTAATAGGGTAACATTAAGAATTAGTGGCTCTGCCTTTGATAGAGAGGGTAATTTATGGGTAGCAAATATTAATAGAACAGACGAACTTAAAAAATTATCACCTTCAGGAGTTTGGAGCAGCTATGATTTAAGTGGATTAAAAACCAATCCAACCTTTTTTGGATTAAGTGAAATTGCCATAGACAATAACCAAACCATTTGGATGGGTACAAGAAGAAATGGAATTTATGCCTTTAATGAAAATGGTAACAGAACTAGAGCTTTGTTAACCACACCTAATTTGGGGAATCTACCAGACACAGATGTACTAACTGTAGCTGTTGATAAATCTAACAGAATTTGGATGGGAACTAGAACAGGAATGGTTGTGTTTAGAAATGCTGCTACCGTTTTTGATGCAGAAGTTTTAAATGCACAACCTGTAATTATAGAAGAAAATGGAGTAGGAGAACGTTTATTAGGTGATCAAAGAGTGAATACTATAAAAGTTGATGGTGCAGATAACAAATGGTTTGGAACAGAGAGTGGAGGTGTTTTGTACACAAACCCTTCAGGAACAACAACATTAAATAATTTTAATACTCAAAATTCGCCTTTACCTTCTAATAAAATCTTAAAAATTGCCATAGACGATTCTAGTGGAAAAGTATTTTTTGCAACAGAAAAAGGTATTGTAGCTTATAATAGTAATGTGGCTCCTTTTGGAGATGTTTTAGAGGAAGTTTATGCATATCCTAATCCTGCATTAAAAAATCACAATACAGTAACAATTACAGGTAGAAATGGTAATAATTTACCTAAAGGAACTAATGTAAAAATCTTAGATGTTGCAGGTTATTTAGTCTATGAAACAAATGTGGTAGAAGGTCAAGAATTACAAGGAGGTAAAGTGGTTTGGAACAAATCAAATCTTGCAGGTAGAAAAGTGTCATCTGGGGTTTATATTGTTTTGCTTTCTAATGATGATGCTTCAGAAACATCCACTACTAAAATTGCAATTGTAAATTAATGGCAGTTGTAACTACAAAAGCAATTGTGCTTAGCGCTTTAAAATATGGTGATACCAGTTTAATTGTAAAATGCTATACACAAGAAGAAGGTATTAAAACCTATATGGTTAGAGGAATTTTAAAACCTAAAAAGAAAGGCATAACTGCAGCATACTTTCAACCTTTAACACAATTAAAAATAGTTGCAAATCATAATACTAAAAACACCTTAAATTCACTTAAAGAAGTTCAGGTTTATCAGCCATACAAAACAATTTATAACAATATTGTAAAACAATCTGTAGTTTTATTTTTGTCTGAGGTTTTAAGCAATGCTATCCAAGAAGAAGAACAGAATACAACTTTATATGAGTATATAGAAACGGCTTTGCAATGGTTAGATTTGCATGATAATGTAGCCAACTTTCACTTACTGTTTTTACTAAATTTAACAGGATTTTTAGGCTTTTATCCAGACTTGTCAGATACTAAAAAAAATGGGTTTGATTTACTAGAAGGTGTTTATTCAGATAATTATGCTAATAAAAATGTGATCTACAAAAACGATTTTTATCAGTTTAAAAAGCTTTTAGGCATAAATTTTGATGCAATACAAGAAGTGTCTTTCAGTAAAGAAGAAAGGCAAGTAGTTTTGCAGATAATAATTCAGTATTTTAAACTACATTTGGGCAATTTTAGAAATCCTAAATCTTTACAAGTTTTAGAAACCGTTTTTAGTGGATGATGAAGAACATTTTTATTTATATTATTTTTTTGATTTGTGGCTCATCACTGGCGCAAACCGTAAAAGTTTTAGATAAAGAAACAGGTAGAGGAGTTAAAAATGTGAGCATTTTTAATGAAGCAAATACCATAAGTTTAACTACAGATAAAGAAGGTTTTGCAGACGTTTCTTTATTAAAAGATAATGAGGTTATTATATTTTCTCATATTTCTTATGCAGTTTATCGCATTAAAAAATCTAACCTAAAAAATCGAAATTTTGTTATTCAGCTTATCAAAGAGTCAGAACAATTAGATGAAGTAGTTATTTCCGCTTTTAAAAAAGATGTTAAAACTAAAAGAATTGCAGAAAGAATCGCTGTAATTTCTAAGAAAGATATTCGTAAAATTTCGCCTCAAACTTCTGCAGATTTATTGGCAGCAATTCCAGGAATTAAAGTACAAAAATCTCAATTTGGGGGAGGTAGTCCTGTGATAAGAGGAATGGAATCTAATAGAGTTTTGTTAGTAGTAGATGGAGTTAGAATGAATAATGCTATCTACAGAAAAGGTCATTTACAGAATTCTATAACATTATCACCTAATTTATTAGAAAAAACTGAAGTTGTTTTTGGACCATCTTCTGTAATTTATGGTTCAGATGCTTTAGGTGGTGTAATTCACTATTATACAAAAACACCACAACTATCAGAAAATAATGAAGTTAAAAGTCAGCTTTTTTCTAGGTATTCAACTGTTAATCAAGAAATAACTACGAGTGTTTCTGCTGAATTAAGTTTTGAAAAATGGGCTTCTTTTACTAATATATCTTATTCAGATTTTGGCGATTTAAGAGCTGGAGAAAATAGAAATCATGGTTTTGAAGATTGGGGTAAAGTATTTTATTACTCAGAAAATGTAAATGGCAATTATGCTGCAAACCCTACTCTGAATACAAATCCAAATTTATTAAGAAATACAGGATATAATCAAACAGATTTTTTACAGAAGTTTTTTGTACCTCTATCAAAAAATACTGATTTAAAGGTGAATCTACAGTATTCAACTTCATCAGATATTCAAAGATTTGACAGACTTACTGAGTTAACAGATTTTGCAGATGTCTCCTCACTAAAATTTGCAGAATGGTATTATGGTCCTCAGCAAAGATTTTTACTATCCTCTCAATTAGATGTACATCCTCATAAAAATTGGTTAGAATCAGGTACAATAACTGCAGCTTTTCAAAATATAAAAGAAAGTAGAATTCAAAGAAAATTTGGAAGTTTAGATAGGTCTTACAGAGAAGAAACTGTAAATGTATTTAGTTTAAATGGAGATTTTTCTGTACCATTATCTAATAACAATTCGCGTATTTTATCTTATGGTTTTGAGTTTGCATACAATGATGTAGCTTCTAATTCTTATGGGAAAACTTTAAATATAGAAAATGGTCAGATAAATGGATTTTCTAACGATTTTAAAGTGCAATCTAGATATCCAGATGGAGGAAGTAATTTTCTAACATCAGCAGTTTATGTGGGTTACAGACAAGATTTATCAAAAAAATCAACCTTAAATACAGGTATTCGATTTACGAACATTAATAAAAATGCAACTTGGATAGATGAAACTTTTCTAACTTTTGATGATAAAAGTTTATCTAGAAATAATTCAGCAGTAACAGCTACTTTAGGTTACGTTTTTAAACCGAATAAAAATTGGCAATTAAACAGTGTTTTATCTTCTGGTTTTAGATCACCAAATATAGATGATGTGGGTCGTGTTCGAGAAAAAGCAGGTAATGTTACTATCCCAAATATACACGTGAGCCCAGAGTTTGCTTACAATGCAGAACTAGGTTTGCAGAAATATTTTAATAACAAGAAGTTTCGATTAGGAGCCAATATGTATTACACACTTTTAGACAACTATATTCAAAGAGACTTTGTGTACAATGCAGATGGCTCTATTTTGCAAGTAGAATTTGATGGTGAGTTTGGAAATGCTGTAAATAATCAGAATAAGGGTACAGCTTATATTTTTGGATATACTGCTAATTATTTGGGTAAAATTTCTAAAACAATAAATACCTCTGGTTTTGTCACTTATACAAAAGGTAGAACTTACGATACTAAAGAGCCAATGTCTTCTATACCACCATTATTTGGTCAGTTTGAAGTAAATTATAAAAAAGAAAAAATTGCTTTAGGAGCCGAATTTAGATTCAATAGTAAAAAAGATATTGAAGATTTTAATTTTACAGAAGGCATAGACAACCATGATTTAACACCAGTTGTGAATGCAAATGCAACTAATGAAGAAGATATTTACTTTGGTTCTCCTAGTTGGATGACCTTTGGCGTAAATGGATCTTATGATGTTAGTACAAATTTTTCTGTACAAGCAAGATTAGACAATATTTTTGATGAACATTATATTGAGTTTGCCTCAGGTGTTTCTTCTCCAGGAAGAAACTTATCTGTATCTTTTGTGGCTAACTTTTAACGAATTTATTTAATTCGTTTTCCTTCATCATTGAAATTTTCATTTATTGCACGTTCCGTTTTTATTAGGCTTACTAATATTGCTAAAGCAACAAAAACCATAGGTTGCCAAGTTAATTCAGTAGCAGAAATACTGGCCAATAAAAGTGCAAACACAAATGAAATACCACTATACTTTAAAAAGGCTAAATTAAAAGTAGTATTGGCAAAGTGCCAAATATCTTCATTTTGCATCGCTTTTGGAGTTCTATAACCATAAAGACGATTAATCTTTTTTGGTGGAAATTTCCAAAATATAATACTGATTAAAAATAACACTCCATTTGTAGTTAAAACGTATATAAAAGCACTCATATCTTATTTTTTATTTTTGAATTGGTCTCATTAAACCTTCTTGCGCAAAAGAGGCCACTAATTTACCATCTCTTGTAAATATATTTCCTCTACATAAACCTCTTGCTCCATAAGTGTTTGGAGAATCAGCAGAGAATAACATCCAATCATCAAAATCAAAATCTCTAAAAAACCACATAGAATGATCTAAACTAGCAGTCATTGTATTAGCAAAACTATAATTTTTAGCATTCGGATTAAAAGCCGCATTTAAAACATTGTAATCTGAAATATAGGTTAAAATTTGATGTTTTAATCTTAAATCCATTTCTGGGATATCACCCTTTAATTTAAACCAAATTTCTTCTTTAGCTTCTTTATTTTCAGGTTTTAAAGGATTAGGTACAACTACTGGTTTAAAATCTATGGGTCTTTCTATACTTAAAAAAGACTTTACGCCTTTTGGTAAAAAATCTCCAAATTTTACAGCCATTTCCTCCCAACTTAATAATTCTTCAGGTTGTTTAATAGAAGTATTCATTTCAGTTTGATGCTCAAAACCTTCTTCCTTTTTATGAAAAGAGGCAGCTAAAATAAAAATGGTTTTTCCATTTTGACTTGCTGTAACTCTTCTTGTAGCAAAACTTCCTCCATCTCTCATAATTGCAACATCATAAGAAATAGGTACTTTTAAATCTCCTGCTTCTAAGAAATAAGAGTGTAATGAGTGTAAGAATCTATTTTCTGGTATAGTTCTATAAGCAGCATTTACTGCTTGTGCTAAAACCTGCCCACCAAAAACTATGGCACTTCCTATAGTTACACTTTCTCCTAAAAAAGTACGTTCATTTACTTCTTGTAGGTTTAATAAGTTAATTAAATCTGCACTTGTTTTCATTGGGGTTTATTTTTTAAAAGGTAAATTTTGACGAAAAGGAGTGGGTTGCACTCGCATCAAAAATAACTTTATGATTTTATTGGTTATACTTTTTTTATGACGAAGGTACATGGTTAAATCTTGTGGTTCTGCACCTACAGAGCTTTTTATTTCGCTTGCTGTTCTTCCAAAATTTAAGGTCTTTAAATTATTATCTATAGCAATTTTTATATAATCATATAGCATTCTTTGATAAATAGCTAATTCTCTATTTAAGCTATAATCAATGCCTACAAAATGAGCATCTAAACTATCATTATTGATAACTCCAGACATAAAACCAACCATTTTATCTTCTAAATAATATGTTTTAATGATGTAGTTATTATCTAACTGATACATGAATTCTTTATACGTATTCAAATTGAAATCACTCAAGTTAAAAGAGGCATTTTTTGCAACTTTTTTATAGAGTTGTTCCATGTCAGAAAGTTGTTGTGAAATAGAATCTTTGGTGACATCTTTTACAGATAAGCTTTTACTTAGTTTTAGTGCCTTTTTTGCTTTTACTCTAAATTTTGTTTTTAAGGCTTGTAGATAATCATCAAAGGTATTCCAACTTTTATCTAGATGTAAAACCATATTTGGTTCTACAGAGAAAGGATGATAATTAAAGTCTTTTAACTCATTTGTTATAGATATGGATTCGTTTATAAAATCTTTTAAAAGAAAAGCATCAATGTGATATTTGTCATTAGAATTCACATAATTAAGAATCGCTTTCGCTAGTTCTTTAATGATTTGTTTTTTATCAAAACCATTGGCAATTAAAATACCATGCTCACCACTTACAAATGTGTTTCCACAAATTAATAATTTAAAAGGTTTCTTTTTTGGAAACAAGTGTAGTTTTTGTCCAAATTCTTTTACTTTTTTAGCAAAAGATTCTAAATCATTTTTTACAGTTTCAAAGAAAAAATCGATTATTTGAATAGAACCAAAACACTTAGGATTACCATTGTTGTCTAGTAAAACAACATAGAAAAAGCTTAATTTTTGATGATTTTCTTCTACTGATTTTAAGAAAGATTTCTTGAAGTAAACATTTTCATTTACATTTAAAGAACTCCAAACCTTGCTAGGTATTTCATCTACAGACGAGTAATAATTAGCATTTAGATTTTTTGTGGAACAATTCAAAGAATGTATAGTGTTTTTTTGGTTTTACAAAGTTCTTAAAAATAAGTCAGTTTAAAAATTTTGCTTTAGAAATAAACAATTATAACTTTTCTTTAACATAGATTAAAGTGCTTAAAACTGTTCTGCAGCTTCAAAAAAGTATCTTTGCACCCTATTTAAACTTGTTCAGCAAGTTCAATTCAACTAACTAAGTTATGAGAAAAATAATTCTGGCCCTATTAGGTTTATTATTAATTGCTGGTGCTATATTATTAGGTAATTATTTTATCGATAAAAATCAGGCTCCAAGACCAATCTTCAAAAAAAGTATTAAAACTGTTTTTGTAAAAGAGGTAAAGAATGATGAAGTTCCAATTATTTTAACTGCAAATGGAAACCTGCAAGCAAAGAACAAAATTGATGTTTTTTCTGAAGTGCAAGGTGTTTTAAATGCCAGTTATAAGGCTTTTAAGCCAGGAACAAAATATAATAAAGGTGAGATTTTATTAAGTATTAATAGTGATGAATTTAGAGCGAGTATAAAATCGCAAAAAAGTAATTTATTTAATTTAATTACATCTATTTTACCTGATATTCGTTTGGATTATTCATCAGAATTTAAAAAATGGGAAACCTATTTACAAAGTTTTGATATTAATAAAACCATAGCAAAATTACCTGAATTTGCTACAGACAAAGAAAAGTATTTTATTTCTGGACGTGGAATTTTAACAGCCTACTACAATGTTAAGAATTTAGAAGTGCGTTTATACAAGCATGAAATTAGAGCACCTTTTACTGGTATTTTAACAGAGGCTTTAGTAACTCCTGGAACTTTGGTGAGATCAGGTCAAAAATTAGGAGAATTTATAGATACAGACATATATGAAATGGAGGTTTCTGTAAGTGCTGAATTTGCAGATCTTTTAAAAGTGGGTAATACTGTTAAATTAAATAACTTAAATAGATCTAAAAATTACGAAGGCAAAGTAATTCGTGTAAATGGTAGAATAGATCAGGTTTCACAAACAATTACTGCTTATATAGATGTAACACATCCAGATTTAAAAGAAGGGATGTTTTTAGAAGCTAATTTAGAAGCAAAATCGGAGGCAGATGCCATAGAAATTTCAAGAAAATTATTGGTAGATAATACTGCAGTTTATACCGTAAAAAACGATAGTGTTCTAACGTTATCAACTATAGACCCTGTTTATTTTGGAGCGGAAAAAGTAATTATTAAAGGTTTAGAAAATGGAGATAAAATTCTTACACAAACTTTACCTGGTGCTTTTGATGGAATGATTGTAAAAACAGAAACCAAAAAGTAATTAGATGAAAAAAATAATTACTTATTTCATAAAATATCCTGTAGCAGTAAACGTAATGATTTTTGCGTTTATCATCTTTGGTGCTGTAGGTGCCATTAGCATGAAATCTTCTTTTTTCCCTTTGGTAGATTCGCAATTAATAAGAATCAACCTAACTTATCCAGGTGCTTCACCAGCAGAAATGGAAGAAGGTGTTGTACTTAAAATTGAAGACAATTTAAAAGGTATTGTTGGTGTAGAAAGAGTAACTTCTGTTTCTAACGAAAATGCTGCAGTTGTAAATGTAGAAGTAGAAAAAGGTAAAAATATAGATGTTGTTTTATCTGATGTAAAAAATGCAGTAGATAGAGTACCTTCTTTTCCATCAGGTATGGAACCTGCTGTAATTGCAAAAGTAGAAAGCATTAGACCAACTATCAGTTTTACAGTTAGTGGAGAAAATGTATCCTTAAAATCTCTAAAACAATATGCAAGAAATATAGAGAATGATATTAGAGGTATAGAAGGTATATCTCAAGTTGCCATTTCTGGATTTCCAGCAGAGGAGATAGAAATTGCAGTTCGTGAAAATGATTTATTAGCTTACAATATGTCTTTTACAGAGGTTGCAAATGCTATTAGAAACTCTAATATTTTAATTACAGGAGGTAATATAAAAACTGCAGAAGAAGACTATTTAATTCGCGCAAGCAATCGTTCTTATTATGGAGTAGAACTACAAAATTTAATTGTTAGAACAGAAACAAGTGGTAATATTATTCGTTTAAAAGATGTTGCTGAAGTGAGAGATACATGGTCAGAAACACCTGATAGATTGTTCTATAATGGAAATTTAGCCATAGACATTACAGTAAGTAATACCAATAATGAAGACTTAATTTCATCAGCCGAAAAAATTAAAGAATACATTTACGAGTACAACCAAAAACAACAAAATGTTCAGTTAAATGTTTCTAGTGATGCTTCTATTACTTTAAATGGTAGAACAAAATTATTGATAGAGAATGGGGTTGTAGGTATTCTATTAGTACTTTTCTTTTTAGCTTTATTTTTAAACTTACGTTTGGCAATTTGGGTTGCTTTTGGTTTGCCAGTTGCCTTTTTTGGTATGTTTATTTTTGCAGCGCAATTTAGTGTAACCATCAATGTATTATCACTCTTTGGAATGATAATCGTTATTGGTATTCTAGTTGATGATGGTATTGTAATTGGTGAAAACATTTATCATCATTATTACGATTTAGGAAAATCTAAAATACAAGCTGCAATAGATGGAACAATGGAAGTAATTCCGCCAATTGTATCAGCTATATTAACTACAATTATTGCCTTTTCTACCTTCTTTTTTGTAGATGGTAGAATAGGAAGTTTCTTTGGTGAAGTTTCTACAATTGTTCTACTAACCCTATCAGTTTCTTTAATTGAAGCGTTAATTATTTTACCAGCTCATATCGCACATTCTAAGGCCTTAAAAAGAAGGAAAGAAGAAAATTTAGTAGCCAATTTTAATTTTGATCATTCAGAAATTGAATCTATAGAACATAAACGAAATCAAGTTGTTGTTGTAAAAAATGGTGAAACTATTATACTCGAAAAAGAAAGTAAAGTAGATGCCTTTTTTGCAAAAGTTAATGGTTTTGCAGATAAGTATTTAACGCTATTTAGAGATAAATACTATGTGCCTTTATTAAGGTTTTCACTAAAGAATAAGTTATTTGCTTTTAGTGTACCTATTGCTATTTTAATTTTTAGTTTCATGGCTATTGGTGGTGGAATTGTAAAAACATCTTTCTTTCCAAGAATTGCAAGTGATAGAGTTCAGATTTCGCTAAAAATGCCACAAGGAACTAATGAACAAATTACAGATTCTATAGTATCATTTATAGAAACCAAAGTTTGGGAAATTAATGAAGAATATACAGCCAAACAAACTGGTAATATTCAAGTTGTAGAAAATATAATTAAAAGAGTTGGGCCAGGTTCTGCAAATGCAACTCTAACTGTAAACCTTTTACCTGGAGAAGCTAGAGATGTTTCATCACCAGAAATAACAAATGCTATTAGTGATAGAGTTGGTAAAGTTTATGGTGTAGAAAGTTTAGTTTTTGGTTCTGGTGGTAATTTTGGAGGTAGCCCTGTAGCAGTTTCTCTTCTAGGTAATAATATAGAAGAACTAAAAGCTGCAAAAGAAGAATTAAAATACGAGTTAGAAAACAA belongs to Polaribacter dokdonensis and includes:
- a CDS encoding TonB-dependent receptor, which produces MMKNIFIYIIFLICGSSLAQTVKVLDKETGRGVKNVSIFNEANTISLTTDKEGFADVSLLKDNEVIIFSHISYAVYRIKKSNLKNRNFVIQLIKESEQLDEVVISAFKKDVKTKRIAERIAVISKKDIRKISPQTSADLLAAIPGIKVQKSQFGGGSPVIRGMESNRVLLVVDGVRMNNAIYRKGHLQNSITLSPNLLEKTEVVFGPSSVIYGSDALGGVIHYYTKTPQLSENNEVKSQLFSRYSTVNQEITTSVSAELSFEKWASFTNISYSDFGDLRAGENRNHGFEDWGKVFYYSENVNGNYAANPTLNTNPNLLRNTGYNQTDFLQKFFVPLSKNTDLKVNLQYSTSSDIQRFDRLTELTDFADVSSLKFAEWYYGPQQRFLLSSQLDVHPHKNWLESGTITAAFQNIKESRIQRKFGSLDRSYREETVNVFSLNGDFSVPLSNNNSRILSYGFEFAYNDVASNSYGKTLNIENGQINGFSNDFKVQSRYPDGGSNFLTSAVYVGYRQDLSKKSTLNTGIRFTNINKNATWIDETFLTFDDKSLSRNNSAVTATLGYVFKPNKNWQLNSVLSSGFRSPNIDDVGRVREKAGNVTIPNIHVSPEFAYNAELGLQKYFNNKKFRLGANMYYTLLDNYIQRDFVYNADGSILQVEFDGEFGNAVNNQNKGTAYIFGYTANYLGKISKTINTSGFVTYTKGRTYDTKEPMSSIPPLFGQFEVNYKKEKIALGAEFRFNSKKDIEDFNFTEGIDNHDLTPVVNANATNEEDIYFGSPSWMTFGVNGSYDVSTNFSVQARLDNIFDEHYIEFASGVSSPGRNLSVSFVANF
- a CDS encoding acyl-CoA thioesterase; the encoded protein is MKTSADLINLLNLQEVNERTFLGESVTIGSAIVFGGQVLAQAVNAAYRTIPENRFLHSLHSYFLEAGDLKVPISYDVAIMRDGGSFATRRVTASQNGKTIFILAASFHKKEEGFEHQTEMNTSIKQPEELLSWEEMAVKFGDFLPKGVKSFLSIERPIDFKPVVVPNPLKPENKEAKEEIWFKLKGDIPEMDLRLKHQILTYISDYNVLNAAFNPNAKNYSFANTMTASLDHSMWFFRDFDFDDWMLFSADSPNTYGARGLCRGNIFTRDGKLVASFAQEGLMRPIQK
- the recO gene encoding DNA repair protein RecO; its protein translation is MAVVTTKAIVLSALKYGDTSLIVKCYTQEEGIKTYMVRGILKPKKKGITAAYFQPLTQLKIVANHNTKNTLNSLKEVQVYQPYKTIYNNIVKQSVVLFLSEVLSNAIQEEEQNTTLYEYIETALQWLDLHDNVANFHLLFLLNLTGFLGFYPDLSDTKKNGFDLLEGVYSDNYANKNVIYKNDFYQFKKLLGINFDAIQEVSFSKEERQVVLQIIIQYFKLHLGNFRNPKSLQVLETVFSG
- a CDS encoding efflux RND transporter periplasmic adaptor subunit; the encoded protein is MRKIILALLGLLLIAGAILLGNYFIDKNQAPRPIFKKSIKTVFVKEVKNDEVPIILTANGNLQAKNKIDVFSEVQGVLNASYKAFKPGTKYNKGEILLSINSDEFRASIKSQKSNLFNLITSILPDIRLDYSSEFKKWETYLQSFDINKTIAKLPEFATDKEKYFISGRGILTAYYNVKNLEVRLYKHEIRAPFTGILTEALVTPGTLVRSGQKLGEFIDTDIYEMEVSVSAEFADLLKVGNTVKLNNLNRSKNYEGKVIRVNGRIDQVSQTITAYIDVTHPDLKEGMFLEANLEAKSEADAIEISRKLLVDNTAVYTVKNDSVLTLSTIDPVYFGAEKVIIKGLENGDKILTQTLPGAFDGMIVKTETKK
- a CDS encoding SdpI family protein, encoding MSAFIYVLTTNGVLFLISIIFWKFPPKKINRLYGYRTPKAMQNEDIWHFANTTFNLAFLKYSGISFVFALLLASISATELTWQPMVFVALAILVSLIKTERAINENFNDEGKRIK
- a CDS encoding efflux RND transporter permease subunit, which codes for MKKIITYFIKYPVAVNVMIFAFIIFGAVGAISMKSSFFPLVDSQLIRINLTYPGASPAEMEEGVVLKIEDNLKGIVGVERVTSVSNENAAVVNVEVEKGKNIDVVLSDVKNAVDRVPSFPSGMEPAVIAKVESIRPTISFTVSGENVSLKSLKQYARNIENDIRGIEGISQVAISGFPAEEIEIAVRENDLLAYNMSFTEVANAIRNSNILITGGNIKTAEEDYLIRASNRSYYGVELQNLIVRTETSGNIIRLKDVAEVRDTWSETPDRLFYNGNLAIDITVSNTNNEDLISSAEKIKEYIYEYNQKQQNVQLNVSSDASITLNGRTKLLIENGVVGILLVLFFLALFLNLRLAIWVAFGLPVAFFGMFIFAAQFSVTINVLSLFGMIIVIGILVDDGIVIGENIYHHYYDLGKSKIQAAIDGTMEVIPPIVSAILTTIIAFSTFFFVDGRIGSFFGEVSTIVLLTLSVSLIEALIILPAHIAHSKALKRRKEENLVANFNFDHSEIESIEHKRNQVVVVKNGETIILEKESKVDAFFAKVNGFADKYLTLFRDKYYVPLLRFSLKNKLFAFSVPIAILIFSFMAIGGGIVKTSFFPRIASDRVQISLKMPQGTNEQITDSIVSFIETKVWEINEEYTAKQTGNIQVVENIIKRVGPGSANATLTVNLLPGEARDVSSPEITNAISDRVGKVYGVESLVFGSGGNFGGSPVAVSLLGNNIEELKAAKEELKYELENNPLLKDVSDNDPAGIKEVKITLKDNAYLLGLNLQSIMTQVRYGFFGFQAQRFQRGQDEIKVWVRYDKQDRSSIKDLDDMRIITPTETRVPFSEIANYQIERGDIAINHLEGKREIQITADLKSLETSATEILDDIKARVMPEILSKYQTVSPLFEGQNREAKKTTDSVNVVGPIILLLIYIVIAFTFRSYSQPILLIIMIPFSMIGVVWGHYFHSFPIGILSWLGIIALIGIMVNDGLVLIGKFNSYLKEGMKYDDALIAAGQSRFRAIFLTSLTTIAGLAPLLLEKSRQAQFLIPMAISIAYGIAIATLLTLVMLPLLLSVSNSIKVNIRWLKTNERVAKEEVERAIIESKIDEEDDADDSLNPKNVVYEIE
- a CDS encoding peptidogalycan biosysnthesis protein, whose translation is MNCSTKNLNANYYSSVDEIPSKVWSSLNVNENVYFKKSFLKSVEENHQKLSFFYVVLLDNNGNPKCFGSIQIIDFFFETVKNDLESFAKKVKEFGQKLHLFPKKKPFKLLICGNTFVSGEHGILIANGFDKKQIIKELAKAILNYVNSNDKYHIDAFLLKDFINESISITNELKDFNYHPFSVEPNMVLHLDKSWNTFDDYLQALKTKFRVKAKKALKLSKSLSVKDVTKDSISQQLSDMEQLYKKVAKNASFNLSDFNLNTYKEFMYQLDNNYIIKTYYLEDKMVGFMSGVINNDSLDAHFVGIDYSLNRELAIYQRMLYDYIKIAIDNNLKTLNFGRTASEIKSSVGAEPQDLTMYLRHKKSITNKIIKLFLMRVQPTPFRQNLPFKK